One window of the Doryrhamphus excisus isolate RoL2022-K1 chromosome 10, RoL_Dexc_1.0, whole genome shotgun sequence genome contains the following:
- the usp11 gene encoding ubiquitin carboxyl-terminal hydrolase 11, with protein MTANSRCSTTEPPGLETQRREIECLLRDCELRAGDSWYVVEHRWYEQWKEFVESGDQNSSLCPGQIDNTELFEDLDSYHLKERLVENEDFILVPAEVWHKLLAWYGMVDDQPPLERKVVDLPSTLKVEVYPVEIFLCLHSNMENVTTAQFSRTDNIQSIQLAMCRAFSLPQSSECHLWMKSSDNNCERLRNVHMSVLDACLSSGMTVIMETRNADGTWPSSRPQIMRNSVEDQDSYRGQPGVCGLTNLGNTCFMNSALQCLSNTPPLTEYFLQSSYLEELNFSNPLGMKGEIAEAYADIIKQMWSGRHYSVVPRIFKTKVGHFASQFLGYQQHDSQELLSFLLDGLHEDLNRVKNKEYIELRDADGRPDQEVAEEAWRNHRRRNDSVIVDTFHGLFKSTLICPECHKVSVTFDPFCYLSIPLPVSKERVMEVFFVSLDPYAKPMQHRVVVPKGGKVSDLCSALSEMTGVPATQMVVADLFNHRFYKIYTADESLSCILDRDDIFVYECGVQDDEQVLLALYLRERSHYRDYGSVNTTLFGHPLLLNVPRSSCSQEALYHLFLQRLARYVRVPDPSEELEDDEDDDDDDDDDDEEEELYKTQTNGISDDEEQEDTEQAGPSHREACRADRSANGHHEGAAPPSEFHPDHPRPPTEEGDVHNNACPATTKLLCSGDAGPSDGHMHARGEASTANEEGAAAAAAGAAAPPSCSGTQDDGKQEEACPPSPPASENAAGTTACGKKKKRLFTIQAVNCNGTEREMGPDMSFSSQPYVALDWDADMKKKFYNENEAEKYVKHSSMDVPQQQTTVQLQECIQLFTTVETLEEENPWYCPVCKKHQLATKKLDLWSLPEILIIHLKRFSYTKFTREKLDTIVDFPLRDLDFSGCLLRKTVSNGEPPSRYDLIAVSNHYGGLRDGHYTSYARNKDNGQWYYFDDSKVTYAREDQIMTNAAYVLFYHRQDKMRKPPLPDPSTSPAPSTHPSADVTLCTDDAATLTMETD; from the exons ATGACGGCCAACAGCCGTTGTTCCACGACGGAGCCTCCGGGTCTGGAGACCCAGCGACGGGAGATCGAGTGTTTGCTGCGGGACTGTGAGCTCCGCGCCGGGGACAGTTG gtaCGTGGTGGAGCATCGCTGGTATGAGCAGTGGAAAGAGTTTGTGGAAAGTGGCGACCAAAATTCTTCATTGTGTCCCGGTCAGATTGACAACACTGAGCTGTTTGAAG ATCTGGACTCGTACCATTTGAAGGAGCGCTTGGTGGAGAACGAGGACTTTATCCTGGTTCCGGCTGAGGTGTGGCACAAACTTCTGGCATGGTACGGAATGGTGGATGACCAGCCGCCCCTGGAGCGCAAG GTGGTGGACCTGCCCAGCACTCTCAAGGTGGAGGTTTACCCCGTGGAGATCTTTCTCTGCCTCCATAGCAACATGGAGAACGTCACCACGGCGCAGTTTAGCCGCACAGACAACATAC AGTCTATCCAGTTGGCGATGTGCCGGGCCTTCTCGCTGCCTCAGTCGTCAGAGTGTCACCTGTGGATGAAAAGCTCCGACAACAACTGTGAACGCCTCAGGAACGTCCATATGAGCGTGCTGGACGCCTGCCTCAGCTCAGGGATG ACGGTGATTATGGAGACGAGGAATGCTGATGGCACCTGGCCAAGCTCCAGACCTCAAATCAT GAGAAACTCAGTGGAGGATCAGGACTCGTATCGAGGTCAGCCTGGCGTCTGTGGCCTCACCAACCTGGGCAACACCTGCTTTATGAACTCCGCCCTGCAG TGCCTGAGCAACACTCCTCCACTGACGGAGTACTTCCTGCAGAGCTCCTACCTGGAGGAGCTCAACTTCTCCAACCCTCTGGGCATGAAGGGCGAGATTGCAGAGGCCTACGCCGACATCATCAAGCAGATGTGGTCGGGCCGCCATTACTCAGTGGTACCGCGCATCTTCAAG ACAAAAGTGGGTCATTTTGCGTCTCAGTTCCTGGGCTACCAGCAACATGACAGTCAGGAGCTGCTCTCCTTCCTGCTTGACGGCCTGCATGAGGACCTCAACCGTGTGAAAAACAAAGAGTACATCGAACTGAGAGATGCGGACGGCCGACCCGATCAG gaagtggccgaGGAGGCGTGGCGGAACCACCGGCGGCGCAACGACTCCGTGATCGTGGACACCTTCCACGGCCTCTTCAAGTCCACGCTCATCTGCCCCGAGTGCCACAAGGTCTCCGTCACCTTTGACCCCTTCTGCTACCTGAGCATCCCGCTTCCTGTTAGCAAGGAGCGGGTCATGGAGGTCTTCTTTGTCTCGCTGGACCCGTACGCCAAGCCCATGCAG catcgGGTTGTGGTTCCGAAGGGGGGCAAAGTGTCTGACCTCTGCTCAGCTCTGTCTGAGATGACGGGCGTTCCTGCCACTCAG ATGGTGGTGGCCGATTTGTTCAACCATCGATTTTATAAAATCTACACCGCCGACGAGTCGCTCAGCTGCATTCTGGACCGGGACGACATCTTTGT GTACGAGTGCGGCGTGCAGGACGACGAGCAGGTGCTGCTAGCGCTCTACCTACGGGAACGCTCCCACTACAGAGACTACGGCTCCGTCAACACCACGCTCTTTGGACACCCGCTGTTGCTCAACGTGCCGCGCAGCAGCTGCAGCCAGGAGGCGCTGTACCACCTCTTCCTGCAGAGACTGGC gcgctACGTACGGGTGCCCGACCCCTCAGAGGAGCTAGAGGACGATGaggatgacgacgatgatgatgacgatgatgatgaagaagaggaaCTGTACAAGACTCAGACCAACGGCATCAGTGACG ATGAAGAGCAGGAGGACACGGAGCAGGCAGGCCCCTCCCACAGGGAGGCGTGCCGTGCAGACAGGTCGGCGAACGGCCACCATGAGGGCGCCGCCCCTCCCTCAGAGTTCCATCCTGATCATCCGCGGCCCCCCACGGAGGAGGGCGACGTCCACAACAACGCATGTCCCGCCACCACAAAGCTCCTCTGCAGCGGTGACGCTGGCCCCAGTGACGGTCACATGCACGCCCGCGGGGAGGCGAGCACGGCCAATGAGGAAGGGGCGGCTGCAGCGGCGGCGGGAGCAGCAGCACCGCCATCGTGCAGCGGCACCCAAGACGACGGGAAGCAGGAGGAGGCATGTCCTCCCAGCCCGCCGGCCAGCGAGAATGCAGCCGGTACGACGGCGTGTGGCAAGAAGAAGAAACGTCTCTTCACCATCCAGGCCGTTAACTGTAACGGCACGGAGCGCGAGATGGGCCCTGATATGTCCTTCAGCT CACAGCCGTACGTGGCCTTGGACTGGGACGCTGACATGAAGAAGAAGTTCTACAATGAAAACGAGGCTGAG AAGTACGTGAAGCACAGCAGCATGGATGTTCCTCAGCAGCAGACCACTGTGCAGTTGCAAGAGTGTATCCAGCTCTTCACCACCGTGGAAACACTGGAGGAGGAGAACCCttg GTACTGTCCCGTGTGTAAGAAGCACCAGCTGGCCACCAAGAAACTGGACCTGTGGTCTCTGCCGGAGATCCTCATCATTCACTTGAAGAGGTTTTCATACACAAAGTTCACCAGAGAGAAGCTGGACACCATCGTCGACTTCCCCCTTAG GGACCTGGACTTCTCAGGCTGTCTCTTGAGGAAGACCGTGTCCAACGGGGAGCCGCCCAGCCGCTATGACCTCATTGCGGTGTCCAACCATTATGGAGGACTGCGAGACGGACACT ACACCAGCTATGCACGTAACAAGGACAACGGTCAGTGGTACTACTTTGACGACAGCAAAGTGACGTATGCCAGAGAAGACCAGATCATG ACCAACGCAGCCTACGTGTTGTTCTACCATCGACAAGACAAGATGAGAAAACCACCCCTCCCCGACCCCAgcacaagccccgccccctccacacATCCCTCCGCTGACGTCACGCTTTGCACAGACGACGCCGCCACTCTCACCATGGAAACGGACTAA
- the zgc:86609 gene encoding ER membrane protein complex subunit 3-like gives MAGPELLLDSSIRLWVVLPIVFITFLVGVIRHYVTQLLHSDKKVDLEQVSDSQVLLRSRILRENGKYIPKQSFTMRKHYFNNAETGFFKKVKRKVVPKNPMTDTSMLTDMMKGNLTNVLPMIVIGGWINWAFSGFVITKVPFPLTLRFKPMLQRGIDLLTLDASWVSSASWYFLNVFGLRSMYSLILGQDNAADQSRLMQDQMTGAAMAMPPDPNKAFKSEWEALEIVEHKWALENVEEELMSRDLNFGTFFSQDIKSTMF, from the exons ATGGCCGGTCCAGAGCTCCTGTTGGACTCCAGTATTCGTTTGTGGGTGGTGCTGCCCATCGTCTTCATCACCTTCCTGGTGGGGGTCATTCGTCATTACGTCACTCAGCTGTTGCACAGCGACAAGAAGGTGGACCTGGAGCAGGTCTCGGACAG TCAGGTGCTCCTGCGGAGTCGCATCCTGAGGGAAAATGGCAAATACATCCCTAAACAG TCGTTCACCATGAGGAAACATTACTTCAACAATGCAGAGACCGGCTTCTTCAAGAAGGTCAAGAGAAAGGTCGTCCCCAAAAACCCAATGACAg ACACCAGCATGCTGACGGACATGATGAAAGGCAACCTGACCAACGTGCTTCCCATGATCGTGATTGGCGGATGGATCAACTGGGCCTTCTCTGGATTCGTCATAA ccaagGTTCCGTTCCCGCTGACGCTGAGGTTCAAGCCCATGTTACAACGTGGAATTGATCTGCTGACGCTGGATGCCTCCTG GGTGAGTTCTGCATCCTGGTACTTCCTTAACGTCTTTGGCCTGAGGAGCATGTACAGCCTCATCCTAGGACAAGACAACG CGGCTGACCAATCACGCCTCATGCAGGATCAGATGACAGGCGCCGCCATGGCCATGCCCCCAGACCCTAACAAGGCTTTTAAG AGCGAGTGGGAGGCACTGGAGATCGTGGAGCACAAGTGGGCGCTGGAGAATGTGGAGGAAGAGCTCATGTCCCGAGATTTGAACTTTGGAACCTTCTTCAGCCAGGACATCAAGTCTACCATGTTCTAG